In Anopheles gambiae chromosome 2, idAnoGambNW_F1_1, whole genome shotgun sequence, a single window of DNA contains:
- the LOC1273403 gene encoding ras-like protein family member 10B — protein MQGPLKVAFLGASGVGRTSILQQFFKHDFPKDHIRTSKRTVYRSCLVCDTCIRELMVLDVPPQKYFPIDNLAEWNNGNPLGLRTVHTYVLVYDMGNLDTFQYCRNMRDQILESFNHRDFKIMVVGNKVDMVSNPHTQELKDISTLVRKHWRCGYVECSAKHNYKIGDIFKEMMGYPVSGTAPKLEFSQSIGSKNRCTIL, from the exons ATGCAAGGCCCCCTCAAGGTTGCGTTTCTGGGGGCCTCCGGCGTTGGACGCACCAGCATCCTACAG CAATTTTTCAAGCACGACTTTCCGAAGGACCACATCCGCACCAGCAAGCGGACCGTCTACCGGAGCTGCCTGGTCTGTGATACCTGCATACGGGAGCTGATGGTACTGGATGTGCCACCGCAGAAGTACTTCCCGATCGATAATCTGGCCGAGTGGAACAATGGCAACCCGCTAGGGCTGCGCACGGTTCACACGTACGTGCTGGTGTACGACATGGGGAATCTGGACACCTTCCAG TACTGCCGCAATATGCGTGATCAAATTTTAGAAAGTTTCAATCATCGTGATTTTAAGATAATGGTTGTGGGCAACAAGGTTGACATGGTATCAAACCCTCATACTCAG GAACTGAAGGACATTTCCACCCTCGTCCGGAAGCACTGGCGCTGTGGATACGTTGAATGTTCGGCAAA ACACAACTACAAAATTGGAGACATTTTCAAGGAGATGATGGGATACCCGGTGAGCGGCACGGCACCGAAGCTAGAGTTCTCGCAATCGATTGGTTCAAAAAATCGTTGCACAATACTCTAG